The following are encoded together in the Candidatus Rokuibacteriota bacterium genome:
- a CDS encoding pyruvate dehydrogenase (acetyl-transferring) E1 component subunit alpha, with protein sequence MDFLSILSAEGTVDAGLEPAIPPADLTRLYRAMLLGRRFDERLLRLQRQGRIGTFGPIKGHEAISVGSVYALRPSDWVVPYYRETPGLLLRGWPLEDIILYYAGYPEGLRVPDHVRDLPFCIPIASQIPHAVGLAYAARYKGKDSVVLVYLGDGATSHGDFHEAMNFAGVFQAPVVFCCENNQWAISVPVAKQTRAKTLARKALAYGMPGVQVDGNDLLAVYAAT encoded by the coding sequence ATCGACTTCCTCTCGATCCTGAGCGCCGAGGGGACCGTCGACGCCGGGCTCGAGCCCGCGATCCCGCCGGCGGACCTCACGCGGCTCTACCGGGCCATGCTCCTCGGCCGTCGCTTCGACGAGCGGCTCCTGCGCCTCCAGCGTCAGGGCCGCATCGGGACCTTCGGGCCGATCAAGGGACACGAGGCGATCTCGGTGGGAAGCGTCTATGCGCTCCGCCCGAGCGACTGGGTCGTGCCATATTACCGGGAGACGCCGGGGCTCCTCCTCCGCGGCTGGCCGCTCGAAGATATCATTCTCTACTACGCTGGCTACCCCGAGGGGCTCAGGGTCCCGGATCACGTCCGGGACCTGCCGTTTTGTATCCCGATCGCCAGCCAGATCCCTCATGCCGTCGGCTTGGCTTACGCGGCGCGCTACAAGGGTAAGGACAGCGTGGTGCTGGTGTATCTGGGGGACGGGGCGACGTCGCACGGGGACTTTCACGAGGCGATGAACTTCGCGGGAGTCTTTCAGGCGCCGGTGGTGTTCTGCTGCGAGAACAACCAGTGGGCGATCTCGGTGCCGGTGGCGAAGCAGACGCGGGCGAAGACGCTGGCGCGGAAGGCGCTGGCGTACGGGATGCCGGGGGTCCAGGTGGACGGCAACGATCTCCTGGCGGTGTACGCGGCGACG